A single region of the Leptodactylus fuscus isolate aLepFus1 chromosome 5, aLepFus1.hap2, whole genome shotgun sequence genome encodes:
- the NPM2 gene encoding nucleoplasmin-2, giving the protein MASSVSNTSKVEKPVSLIWGCELNEQNKSFVFKVSDDDKCEHQLALRTVCLGEKAKDEFHIIEIVPPAVEDGDSKPVPIATLKPSILPMATMMGIELTPPITFRLKIGSGPVYISGQHVALEDEFAWEGEEEDLGEEAEEEEEEEEEEDPESPPKQVKRPAASKKANQAKKKKMDKDEEESSEESPVKKGKGAGRGKKSASKK; this is encoded by the exons ATGGCCTCTTCTGTTAGTAACACCAGCAAGGTTGAGAAGCCAGTGTCTCTTATATGGG GGTGTGAGCTGAATGAGCAGAACAAGAGTTTTGTGTTTAAAGTGTCAGATGACGACAAGTGTGAGCACCAGCTGGCCCTAAGAACT GTATGCCTGGGAGAGAAGGCTAAAGATGAGTTTCATATAATAGAAATAGTTCCTCCAGCGGTAGAAGATGGTGATTCCAAACCCGTTCCCATCGCCACCCTAAAGCCGTCTATTCTGCCTATG GCTACTATGATGGGCATTGAGTTAACTCCTCCAATCACTTTCCGACTGAAAATTGGCTCTGGACCTGTATATATTAGTGGTCAACATGTTGCAT TGGAAGACGAATTTGCATgggaaggagaggaggaagaCTTGGGGGAGGAggcggaagaagaagaagaagaggaggaggaagaagatccTGAATCTCCCCCCAAACAAGTAAAAAGACCAGCAGCCTCCAAAAAGGCAAACCAGGCTAAG aAGAAGAAAATGGACAAAGATGAAGAGGA AAGTTCTGAAGAAAGTCCAGTAAAAAAG GGCAAAGGAGCAGGACGAGGCAAGAAGTCAGCTTCTAAGAAATGA